The following proteins are encoded in a genomic region of Variovorax paradoxus:
- a CDS encoding (2Fe-2S)-binding protein, translated as MTVTCGAEPLQLQVNGQACSLPGVPREATLLHLLRNDLGLNGPKYGCGLGQCGACTVHVDGVAARACVIPAHGVGGRAVTTLEGLGTRGRWHPVQAAFEDAQAAQCGYCLNGMVMQAAALLARDPQASEARIRSELSGNLCRCGTHIEILDAVQRAAARMREMVNL; from the coding sequence GTGACGGTCACTTGCGGCGCTGAGCCGCTGCAACTGCAGGTCAACGGGCAGGCCTGTTCGCTCCCGGGCGTGCCGCGCGAGGCCACGCTGCTGCACCTGCTGCGCAACGACCTGGGCCTGAATGGGCCCAAGTACGGTTGCGGCCTCGGCCAATGCGGCGCCTGCACGGTGCATGTCGACGGCGTGGCGGCGCGCGCTTGCGTGATTCCCGCGCATGGCGTGGGGGGCCGTGCCGTCACCACGCTCGAAGGCCTGGGCACGCGCGGCCGTTGGCATCCGGTGCAGGCGGCCTTCGAAGATGCGCAGGCCGCGCAGTGCGGCTATTGCTTGAACGGCATGGTGATGCAGGCCGCGGCGCTGCTCGCGCGCGATCCGCAGGCGAGCGAGGCGCGCATCCGTAGCGAACTGTCGGGCAACCTGTGCCGCTGCGGAACACATATTGAAATTCTGGACGCGGTGCAGCGAGCCGCGGCGCGCATGCGAGAGATGGTGAATTTATGA
- a CDS encoding ABC transporter substrate-binding protein: MKTSISRRTLVAGGAALAIGPGLLRSARAENGVTDSVIRIGQSAVFSGPAKDFGIDYRAGIKLYFDRVNKSGGVNGRKIELVTYDDAYEPAKTALNTAKLIDEDKVFALAGYVATGNLVAAMPLAEKAGVPMFAPLVGTSSFRAKVNRLLFHVRAGYDLELRKIISHLSTISLSSIAVVYQDSAFGKSNLATCEQLAADYKVQVVKTLPLAITAEDAKQVLAGLAEVKPGAVLMIMAGRMVEVFMRDYRAGGGAAPLYTLSVGITDAAGSAKRLEGKLAGLVTASIVPPPEAVRVPIVADYQRDRAEFGEKIDSYTTLEGYIASRVMVEGLRRGGKTLTRDSFIAGLESIGSTRFGDFPVEYSARNHNGSTFVDLEMYTRDGHLRR, encoded by the coding sequence ATGAAGACTTCTATTTCGAGGCGCACCCTCGTGGCGGGCGGCGCAGCCCTGGCGATAGGCCCCGGCCTCCTGCGTTCGGCACGCGCGGAGAACGGCGTGACCGACAGCGTCATCCGCATCGGCCAGTCGGCCGTGTTCAGCGGCCCAGCCAAGGACTTCGGCATCGACTACCGTGCCGGCATCAAGCTGTACTTCGACCGCGTCAACAAGTCGGGCGGTGTCAACGGCCGCAAGATCGAGCTCGTCACGTATGACGATGCCTACGAACCCGCGAAGACCGCCCTCAACACGGCCAAGCTGATCGACGAGGACAAGGTCTTCGCGCTCGCGGGCTATGTGGCCACCGGCAACCTCGTGGCCGCGATGCCGCTCGCCGAGAAGGCCGGCGTGCCCATGTTCGCACCGCTGGTGGGCACCAGCTCGTTCCGCGCCAAGGTCAACCGCCTGCTGTTTCACGTGCGCGCAGGCTACGACCTGGAGCTGCGCAAGATCATCAGCCATCTCTCGACCATCAGCCTGTCGTCGATTGCCGTGGTCTACCAGGACAGCGCCTTCGGCAAGTCGAACCTCGCCACCTGCGAGCAGCTTGCCGCCGACTACAAGGTGCAGGTCGTGAAGACGCTACCGCTTGCCATCACCGCCGAAGACGCCAAGCAGGTGCTCGCCGGCCTGGCCGAGGTCAAGCCAGGCGCGGTTCTGATGATCATGGCGGGGCGCATGGTCGAAGTCTTCATGCGCGACTACCGCGCGGGCGGCGGGGCGGCGCCGCTCTACACGCTGTCGGTCGGCATCACCGATGCCGCGGGCTCGGCGAAACGGCTCGAGGGCAAGCTGGCCGGGCTGGTCACGGCCAGCATCGTGCCGCCGCCGGAGGCCGTGCGCGTGCCCATCGTGGCCGACTACCAGCGCGACCGCGCCGAGTTCGGCGAGAAGATCGACAGCTACACCACGCTCGAGGGCTACATCGCTTCGCGCGTGATGGTCGAAGGCCTCCGCCGTGGAGGCAAGACGCTCACGCGCGACAGCTTCATTGCCGGGCTCGAAAGCATCGGCAGCACGCGCTTCGGCGATTTCCCGGTCGAGTACAGCGCGAGGAACCACAACGGTTCGACGTTTGTCGACTTGGAGATGTACACCCGTGACGGTCACTTGCGGCGCTGA
- the pncA gene encoding bifunctional nicotinamidase/pyrazinamidase: MHDTHRRSLLKSTAALSLLGATGTLFAASKLKPNDKSALIVIDVQNCFVDGGTLPVKGGAEVVPVINKLAESFENIVVTQDWHTQGHASFASAHAGQKPFSSIKLSYGTQVLWPDHCVQGTDDAALHKNLKLPTAQVIVRKGFHKGVDSYSAFEEADRKTATGLGGYLKQRGIKTVYVVGLATDFCVAWTALDARKAGFEVYVIEDATRAIDLNGSLAAAWKQMTAKGVKRIQSGDIQAA; the protein is encoded by the coding sequence ATGCACGACACGCACCGCAGATCCCTCCTCAAATCCACGGCTGCGTTGAGCTTGCTCGGCGCGACGGGAACGTTGTTCGCGGCGTCGAAGTTGAAGCCGAACGACAAGTCCGCGCTGATCGTGATCGACGTGCAGAACTGCTTCGTCGACGGCGGCACGCTGCCCGTGAAGGGCGGTGCCGAGGTGGTGCCGGTGATCAACAAGCTGGCCGAGTCGTTCGAGAACATCGTCGTCACGCAAGACTGGCACACGCAAGGCCATGCGTCGTTCGCGAGCGCGCATGCCGGTCAGAAGCCGTTCAGCAGCATCAAGCTTTCTTACGGCACCCAAGTGCTCTGGCCCGACCACTGCGTGCAGGGCACCGATGACGCGGCGCTGCACAAGAACCTGAAGCTGCCCACCGCGCAGGTCATCGTCCGCAAGGGCTTCCACAAGGGTGTCGACAGCTATTCCGCCTTCGAGGAGGCCGACCGCAAGACCGCCACCGGGCTGGGCGGCTATCTCAAGCAGCGCGGCATCAAGACGGTGTACGTGGTTGGGCTGGCCACCGACTTCTGCGTGGCCTGGACCGCGCTCGATGCGCGCAAGGCCGGCTTCGAGGTGTATGTGATCGAAGATGCCACGCGCGCCATCGACCTCAACGGCTCGCTCGCCGCGGCATGGAAGCAAATGACGGCCAAGGGTGTCAAGCGCATCCAGTCCGGCGACATTCAGGCTGCCTGA
- a CDS encoding ABC transporter ATP-binding protein encodes MSTHETLLKANALCAWYGAAQILYDVDLEVRRGEVVALMGRNGAGKSTTLKTLIGMLAKRKGHVSFLGHDISKSEPHHAAKLGLGFVPEDRRVFTDLTVMENLEVGKQPPRRWADGTEAPLWTPERLFKLFPNLGEMPDRPGGRMSGGEQQMLTVARTLMGNPYLVLLDEPSEGVAPVIVEQMANMILELKAQGVSILLSEQNMHFAELVSDRAYVLEKGQIRYHATMAELAANEEVRRAYLSV; translated from the coding sequence ATGAGCACGCACGAAACACTGCTGAAGGCGAACGCGCTGTGCGCCTGGTACGGCGCCGCACAGATCCTGTACGACGTCGATCTTGAAGTGCGCCGCGGCGAGGTCGTCGCGCTCATGGGCCGCAACGGCGCCGGCAAATCGACCACGCTCAAGACGCTGATCGGCATGCTCGCCAAGCGCAAGGGCCACGTGAGCTTTCTGGGGCACGACATCTCGAAGAGCGAGCCTCATCACGCGGCGAAGCTCGGCCTGGGCTTCGTGCCTGAAGACCGCCGCGTGTTCACCGATCTCACGGTGATGGAAAACCTCGAGGTGGGCAAGCAGCCGCCGCGCCGCTGGGCCGACGGCACCGAGGCACCGCTGTGGACGCCCGAGCGGCTGTTCAAGCTGTTCCCGAACCTGGGCGAAATGCCCGACCGCCCGGGCGGCCGCATGAGCGGCGGCGAGCAGCAGATGCTCACCGTGGCACGCACGCTCATGGGCAACCCGTACCTGGTGCTGCTCGACGAGCCCTCGGAAGGCGTGGCGCCGGTCATCGTCGAGCAGATGGCCAACATGATCCTGGAGCTCAAGGCGCAGGGCGTGAGCATTCTGCTGTCGGAACAGAACATGCATTTCGCCGAGCTGGTGTCCGACCGGGCCTATGTGCTCGAGAAGGGCCAGATCCGCTACCACGCCACCATGGCAGAGCTCGCGGCCAACGAGGAAGTGCGCCGCGCCTACCTGAGCGTCTAG
- a CDS encoding ABC transporter ATP-binding protein, with protein sequence MTLLKVDNLGKSFGGVKAVDGISFELKAGELLALIGPNGAGKSTTFNMVNGQLKADQGSIVFDGHELVGQKPRAIWRLGVGRTFQIAETFASLTVVENVQMAMLSHDGKLFSMWRRAADHKRDEAIALLDQVGMKAQADRPCSELAYGDVKRVELAIAMANAPKLLLMDEPTAGMAPKERNSLMALTKELVVQRGLAVLFTEHSMDVVFAYADRMIVLARGRLIAQGKPLEIRDHPKVQEVYFGSGKTFEKIAEKAAEVNAAIGAVA encoded by the coding sequence ATGACCCTTCTCAAAGTAGACAACCTAGGCAAGTCCTTCGGCGGCGTCAAAGCCGTAGACGGCATCAGCTTCGAACTCAAGGCAGGCGAACTGCTGGCGCTCATCGGCCCGAACGGTGCCGGCAAGTCCACCACCTTCAATATGGTCAACGGCCAGCTCAAGGCAGACCAGGGTTCGATCGTGTTCGACGGCCATGAACTCGTGGGCCAGAAGCCACGCGCCATCTGGCGCCTGGGCGTGGGCCGCACTTTCCAGATCGCAGAAACCTTCGCCTCGCTCACCGTCGTCGAGAACGTGCAGATGGCCATGCTCTCGCACGACGGCAAGCTGTTTTCGATGTGGCGCCGCGCGGCGGACCACAAGCGCGATGAAGCCATTGCACTGCTCGACCAGGTCGGCATGAAGGCGCAGGCCGACCGGCCCTGCAGCGAACTGGCCTACGGCGACGTCAAGCGCGTCGAACTCGCGATTGCGATGGCCAACGCGCCCAAGCTGCTGCTGATGGACGAGCCCACCGCCGGCATGGCGCCGAAGGAGCGCAATTCGCTGATGGCGCTCACCAAGGAACTCGTGGTCCAGCGCGGCCTGGCGGTGCTGTTCACCGAACACAGCATGGACGTGGTGTTCGCCTACGCCGACCGCATGATCGTGCTGGCCCGCGGCCGCCTGATCGCGCAGGGCAAGCCGCTCGAGATCCGCGACCATCCGAAAGTGCAGGAGGTGTACTTCGGCAGCGGCAAGACCTTTGAGAAGATTGCAGAAAAAGCCGCTGAAGTGAATGCGGCAATAGGAGCCGTCGCATGA
- a CDS encoding ABC transporter permease — protein MSLSSLLLQFLTGLSSASSLFLVGAGLSLIFGVTRIVNFAHGSFFMVGIYLAYTLVDKLGTLGFWPAVLIAALAVGVIGALIEMVLLRRIYKSPELFQLLATFALVLVIKDAVLYFWGPDELLGPRAPGLSGSVEILGRQFPTYDLFLIVVGPVVLGLMWLLLTRTRWGTLVRAATQDREMVSALGVNQAWLFTAVFALGATLAALGGALQLPREPATLAMDLNTIGAAFVVVVVGGMGSIPGAYVAALLLSEIKAVCIWLGVVEIFGYSVSFSKLTLVVDFIVMAIVLVWRPWGLLGRPQAPSRYVGMQEEPLRRASKGYLWLVAALGVVLMAMPLLTADSPYTTVLMIDLLIAALFAASLHFIMGPAGMHSFGHAAYFGLGAYGAALLVRTSGLPMELALIVAPLVAAIGAFVYGWFAVRLSGVYLAMLTLAFAQITWAVVYQWDSFTGGSNGLTGVWPSEWLSDKRTYYWLTLVLVAAGILMLRRVLFSPFGYALRAGRDSVLRADAIGIDVKRMQWTAFVVAGAAAGLAGSLYAFSKGSISPESLSVDKSVDGLVMVLLGGIQTLAGPVVGAVTFSWLHDTVARNTDYWRATLGAIILLLVLLFPQGIAGFAKQLSDRLLRGRRSEVDVALKEKQT, from the coding sequence ATGAGCCTCTCGTCCCTGCTGCTTCAGTTCCTCACCGGGCTGTCGTCGGCTTCGTCGCTGTTCCTCGTGGGGGCCGGCCTTTCGTTGATCTTCGGCGTCACGCGCATCGTCAACTTTGCGCATGGCTCCTTCTTCATGGTGGGCATCTATCTCGCCTACACGCTGGTCGACAAACTCGGCACGCTCGGCTTCTGGCCGGCCGTGCTGATCGCCGCGCTCGCGGTGGGCGTGATCGGCGCGCTGATCGAGATGGTGCTGCTGCGCCGCATCTACAAGTCGCCCGAGCTGTTCCAGCTGCTGGCCACCTTTGCGCTGGTGCTCGTCATCAAGGACGCGGTGCTTTATTTCTGGGGCCCTGACGAATTGCTTGGCCCGCGCGCACCGGGCCTGTCGGGTTCGGTCGAAATCCTGGGCCGTCAATTTCCGACCTACGACCTGTTTTTGATCGTCGTCGGCCCGGTCGTGCTCGGCCTCATGTGGCTGCTGCTCACGCGCACCCGCTGGGGCACGCTGGTGCGCGCCGCCACGCAAGACCGCGAGATGGTCAGCGCGCTGGGCGTGAACCAGGCCTGGCTGTTCACGGCCGTGTTCGCGCTTGGCGCCACCCTGGCGGCGCTCGGCGGCGCGCTGCAGCTGCCGCGCGAGCCGGCCACGCTTGCCATGGACCTCAACACCATCGGCGCGGCTTTCGTGGTGGTGGTGGTCGGCGGCATGGGCTCGATTCCCGGTGCCTACGTGGCGGCGCTGCTGCTGTCCGAAATCAAGGCGGTGTGCATCTGGCTCGGCGTGGTCGAGATCTTCGGCTACAGCGTGTCGTTCTCCAAGCTCACGCTGGTGGTCGACTTCATCGTGATGGCCATCGTGCTGGTATGGCGCCCCTGGGGCCTGCTGGGCCGCCCGCAAGCGCCCAGCCGCTACGTGGGCATGCAGGAAGAACCGCTGCGGCGCGCGAGCAAGGGCTACCTGTGGCTCGTCGCCGCACTCGGCGTGGTGCTCATGGCCATGCCGCTGCTCACTGCCGATTCGCCCTACACCACCGTGCTGATGATCGACCTGCTGATCGCCGCGCTCTTCGCGGCCAGCCTGCACTTCATCATGGGGCCGGCCGGCATGCATTCGTTCGGTCATGCGGCCTACTTCGGCCTGGGGGCCTACGGCGCCGCACTGCTGGTGCGCACCAGCGGCCTGCCGATGGAGCTCGCGCTCATCGTCGCGCCGCTGGTCGCGGCCATCGGCGCTTTCGTTTACGGCTGGTTCGCGGTGCGGCTTTCGGGCGTGTACCTCGCGATGCTCACGCTGGCTTTCGCGCAGATCACCTGGGCGGTCGTCTACCAATGGGATTCGTTCACCGGCGGCAGCAACGGGCTCACCGGCGTCTGGCCGTCGGAGTGGCTGTCGGACAAGCGCACTTACTACTGGCTCACGCTGGTGCTCGTGGCGGCGGGCATTCTGATGCTGCGGCGCGTGCTGTTCTCGCCGTTCGGCTATGCGCTGCGCGCCGGGCGTGATTCGGTGCTGCGGGCCGATGCGATCGGCATCGATGTCAAGCGCATGCAATGGACGGCTTTTGTCGTTGCGGGCGCGGCGGCGGGGCTGGCCGGGTCGCTCTATGCTTTTTCGAAAGGCAGTATTTCGCCTGAAAGCCTGAGCGTGGACAAGTCGGTGGATGGTCTCGTGATGGTGCTGCTGGGGGGGATTCAGACGTTGGCGGGGCCGGTGGTCGGGGCTGTGACCTTCAGCTGGCTGCATGACACGGTGGCGCGCAATACGGACTATTGGCGGGCCACGCTGGGGGCGATCATCTTGCTGCTGGTGCTGCTGTTTCCGCAGGGGATTGCTGGGTTTGCGAAGCAGTTGAGCGATCGGTTGCTGCGGGGGCGTCGTTCGGAGGTGGATGTTGCTTTGAAGGAGAAGCAGACGTGA
- a CDS encoding ABC transporter substrate-binding protein yields MNPLRHVFSAAALATLATALVPAHAQGVIKIGEVNSYKAQPAFLEPYKKGMELAVEEINAKGGVNGRKVELITRDDNANPGDAVRVAEELVAREKIDVLTGTFLSNTGLAVADFAKQKKIFFLAGEPLTDKMTWQGGNEYTFRLRPGTYMQAAMLVPEAVKLKKKRWAVVYPNYEYGQSAVAAFKTLLKAAQPDVEFVAEQAPPLGKVDAGAVVQALADAKPDAIFNVLFAADLSKFVREGNTRGLFKDRTVVSVLTGEPEYLDPLKDETPNGWIVTGYPWYGIQTPEHKAFFLAYHGKYKDYPRLGSVVGYSMIKSVAAGIEKAKSTETPKLVAAFKGLQVDTPFGKISYRAEDHQSTMGAFVGKTKNENGKGVMVDYTYFDGAKFQPTAADVKKSRAAD; encoded by the coding sequence ATGAACCCATTGCGTCACGTCTTCAGCGCCGCGGCCCTTGCCACGCTGGCCACGGCCCTCGTTCCTGCCCATGCCCAGGGCGTGATCAAGATCGGCGAGGTCAACAGCTACAAGGCCCAGCCCGCCTTCCTCGAGCCCTACAAGAAGGGCATGGAGCTGGCCGTGGAAGAGATCAATGCCAAGGGCGGCGTCAACGGCCGCAAGGTCGAGCTCATCACGCGCGACGACAACGCCAACCCCGGCGACGCGGTGCGCGTGGCCGAAGAGCTGGTGGCGCGCGAGAAGATCGACGTGCTGACCGGCACCTTCCTGTCGAACACCGGCCTGGCGGTGGCCGACTTCGCCAAGCAGAAAAAGATCTTCTTCCTGGCCGGCGAACCGCTGACCGACAAGATGACCTGGCAGGGCGGCAACGAATACACCTTCCGCCTGCGCCCCGGCACCTACATGCAGGCCGCGATGCTGGTGCCCGAAGCGGTCAAGCTCAAGAAGAAGCGCTGGGCCGTCGTGTACCCCAACTACGAGTACGGCCAGTCGGCCGTGGCCGCGTTCAAGACGCTCTTGAAGGCTGCACAGCCCGATGTCGAGTTCGTCGCCGAGCAGGCGCCGCCGCTCGGCAAGGTCGATGCGGGCGCCGTGGTGCAGGCGCTCGCCGATGCCAAGCCCGACGCGATCTTCAACGTGCTGTTCGCTGCCGACCTTTCCAAGTTCGTGCGCGAGGGCAACACCCGCGGCCTCTTCAAGGACCGCACGGTGGTGAGCGTGCTGACCGGCGAGCCCGAGTACCTCGATCCGCTCAAGGACGAGACGCCCAACGGCTGGATCGTGACCGGCTATCCCTGGTACGGCATCCAGACGCCCGAGCACAAGGCCTTCTTCCTGGCGTACCACGGCAAGTACAAGGACTATCCGCGCCTGGGCTCGGTGGTCGGCTACAGCATGATCAAGTCGGTGGCGGCCGGCATCGAAAAGGCCAAGAGCACGGAAACGCCGAAGCTCGTGGCCGCCTTCAAGGGCCTGCAGGTCGACACGCCGTTCGGCAAGATCAGCTACCGCGCCGAAGACCACCAGTCGACCATGGGCGCCTTCGTCGGCAAGACGAAGAACGAGAACGGCAAGGGCGTGATGGTCGACTACACGTACTTCGACGGCGCCAAGTTCCAGCCGACCGCCGCCGACGTCAAGAAGTCCCGCGCCGCGGACTGA
- a CDS encoding amino acid synthesis family protein, translated as MTANIRKLVIQVDETRKEMGRDISPPTRRAVAIAVIENPYAGRYSENLDELIAIGEELGALLGQKAVKALGIEPGQAQSYGKAAIVGESGELEHAAAILHPKLGAPLRVAVEKGAALVPSAKKRGTLGTAIDVPLGHKDAAFVRSHFDAVEARVSDAPRANEIVVAVAVTDSGRPLPRIGGLQASEVKGEDGLR; from the coding sequence ATGACCGCCAACATCCGCAAGCTCGTCATCCAGGTCGACGAAACCCGCAAGGAAATGGGCCGCGACATCTCGCCGCCCACGCGCCGCGCCGTCGCCATCGCCGTCATCGAGAACCCCTACGCCGGGCGCTACAGCGAGAACCTCGACGAGCTGATCGCCATCGGCGAAGAGCTCGGCGCACTGCTCGGCCAAAAGGCCGTGAAGGCGCTCGGCATCGAGCCTGGCCAGGCACAGAGCTACGGCAAGGCCGCCATCGTGGGCGAGAGCGGCGAGCTCGAACATGCGGCCGCCATCCTGCATCCCAAGCTCGGCGCGCCGCTGCGCGTGGCCGTTGAAAAGGGCGCGGCGCTCGTGCCCTCGGCCAAGAAGCGCGGCACGCTCGGCACGGCCATCGACGTGCCGCTCGGCCACAAGGACGCCGCGTTCGTGCGCAGCCATTTCGATGCCGTCGAGGCCCGCGTGTCCGACGCACCGCGCGCCAACGAGATCGTGGTGGCGGTGGCCGTCACCGACAGCGGCCGTCCGCTGCCTCGCATCGGCGGGTTGCAGGCGAGCGAAGTCAAGGGTGAAGACGGGCTTCGCTGA
- a CDS encoding amino acid synthesis family protein: protein MIDIRRVFTHVEHIHHEFGPRADTPLVRGAIGAVLTNPFAGRYEPDILPMMALLDPVGVDMAHRLHAAMDVPLEQIATYGKGAIVGAAGELEHGALWHVPGGYAMRELLGWKGSRAAYTAGKAEEKTGQPGNALSIVPSTKKVGPPGATLDVPLTNINASYVRGQFDAIEVRVPGAPAADEIVFILAMSTGYRVHARVGGLLAKDISKWDGLR, encoded by the coding sequence ATGATCGATATACGCCGCGTCTTCACCCATGTCGAGCACATCCACCACGAGTTCGGCCCGCGCGCCGACACCCCGTTGGTGCGCGGTGCCATCGGCGCGGTGCTGACGAATCCGTTCGCGGGCCGCTACGAGCCCGACATCCTGCCGATGATGGCGTTGCTCGACCCGGTGGGCGTCGACATGGCGCACCGGCTGCATGCCGCCATGGACGTGCCGCTCGAGCAGATCGCCACCTACGGCAAGGGCGCCATCGTCGGCGCCGCGGGCGAGCTCGAGCACGGCGCGCTCTGGCATGTGCCCGGCGGTTATGCGATGCGCGAACTGCTCGGCTGGAAGGGCAGCCGCGCCGCCTACACCGCGGGCAAGGCCGAAGAAAAAACCGGCCAGCCCGGCAATGCGCTGTCCATCGTGCCCTCGACCAAGAAGGTCGGCCCGCCCGGCGCCACGCTCGACGTGCCGCTCACCAACATCAACGCCAGCTACGTGCGCGGCCAGTTCGATGCCATCGAGGTGCGCGTGCCCGGCGCGCCGGCCGCCGACGAGATCGTCTTCATCCTGGCCATGAGCACCGGCTACCGCGTGCATGCCCGGGTCGGCGGGCTGCTGGCCAAGGACATCAGCAAGTGGGACGGCCTGCGCTGA
- a CDS encoding UPF0280 family protein, which yields MTAQRTALDANRWHFNHGPIDIVAEAYGDPYAVAAAHDAAWARFVHVLDELVRELPLLRLPASDNMRPRGVVAQRMWNACAAFSPMFITPMAAVAGSVAQELIAFYERPGVERAWINNGGDIALHLALGQSARVGVYADLARFDWQDTGILTTDGQFEIKAEQPVRGVATSGWRGRSFSLGIADSVTVLAATAAQADAAATVIANAVDVDDAAIRRLPANECKDDSDLGDLRVTVDVPPLAPSQIKSALDTGAVCARVLQKGGLIWAALLVCQGQWRLIEPLCSKALPTARADAVGSVFA from the coding sequence ATGACCGCCCAACGTACCGCACTCGATGCGAACCGCTGGCATTTCAACCATGGCCCGATCGACATCGTGGCCGAGGCGTATGGCGATCCGTATGCCGTCGCGGCCGCGCACGACGCCGCCTGGGCGCGCTTCGTCCATGTGCTCGACGAACTGGTGCGCGAGCTGCCGCTGCTGCGTTTGCCCGCAAGCGACAACATGCGCCCGCGCGGCGTGGTCGCCCAGCGCATGTGGAATGCGTGCGCCGCGTTCTCGCCGATGTTCATCACGCCCATGGCGGCGGTCGCGGGTTCCGTGGCCCAGGAACTGATCGCGTTTTACGAGCGCCCCGGCGTCGAACGCGCCTGGATCAACAACGGCGGCGACATCGCGCTGCATCTTGCCCTGGGCCAGTCGGCGCGTGTGGGGGTGTATGCCGACCTGGCGCGCTTCGACTGGCAAGACACCGGCATCCTCACGACCGACGGCCAGTTCGAGATCAAGGCCGAGCAGCCGGTGCGCGGCGTGGCCACCAGCGGCTGGCGCGGCCGCAGCTTCTCGCTGGGCATTGCCGACAGCGTGACGGTCCTCGCGGCCACCGCAGCCCAGGCCGATGCGGCCGCCACCGTGATTGCCAACGCCGTCGACGTGGACGATGCCGCCATTCGCCGGCTTCCGGCCAACGAATGCAAGGACGACAGCGACCTGGGCGACCTCCGGGTCACGGTCGATGTGCCGCCGCTGGCACCTTCGCAGATAAAAAGCGCGCTCGATACGGGCGCTGTCTGCGCCAGGGTGCTGCAGAAAGGCGGGCTGATCTGGGCCGCTCTGCTCGTTTGCCAGGGGCAGTGGCGACTTATTGAACCCTTATGCTCGAAGGCGCTGCCGACGGCGCGCGCCGATGCAGTTGGTTCAGTATTTGCTTAA